A genomic region of Oncorhynchus mykiss isolate Arlee chromosome 2, USDA_OmykA_1.1, whole genome shotgun sequence contains the following coding sequences:
- the LOC110485682 gene encoding zinc finger protein 384 isoform X1, with amino-acid sequence MEDSHFNSQYFWSPVPVQGQIENAMFLKQLKDQEKNTSFPSSHYQTTLLTVPKQEGGGQGQGGHLHPPHTQNITVVPVPSTGIMTAAGLVITTPQGTQLVSPASSSQSFVSGHPTTTMIVSTLHAPDKKQEGGTPQVVVMPTPSKRGRKKKSTLGRAGPAGGHTLSAGNEALILAHLASGGQVVMSSQHYITDPYDLANEDENHSGKDCNKTYRCRMCAVTFFSKSDMQIHSKSHTEAKPHKCPHCSKSFANSSYLAQHIRIHSGAKPYTCSYCQKSFRQLSHLQQHTRNHTESKPHKCPHCTKSFANSSYLAQHIRIHTGVKPYTCSFCQKSFRQLSHLQQHNRIHTGDRPYKCVHPGCEKSFTQLSNLQSHRRQHNKDKPFKCTNCNRGYTDAGSLEVHLSTHTVKHAKLYSCGLCNRTYTSETYLVKHMQKHNSDPLTAAAVAAAQHSQQNQQNQSHTQNQGGSRGQGRGEVTDSGADRAGGQGGGHEQGQNQGQNQGSYSQAETASCPFDLHQYKTVAAGDIQFKTVSVADLVTHKDLCLTVATSTIQVEHLNS; translated from the exons ATGGAGGATTCCCATTTTAACTCTCAGTACTTCTGGTCCCCTGTGCCTGTACAAGGACAG ATTGAGAACGCCATGTTCCTGAAACAACTGAAGGACCAGGAGAAGAACACTTCGTTCCCCTCCTCTCATTACCAGACGACCTTGCTCACTGTCCCCAAGCAGGAAGGAGGGGGGCAGGGCCAAGGGGGTCACCTACACCCCCCTCACACCCAGAACATCACTGTGGTGCCTGTACCTTCCACTGGTATCAtgacagcag CGGGTCTGGTCATCACAACCCCTCAAGGCACGCAGCTGgtctctcctgcctcctcctctcagtCCTTCGTCTCTGGAcatcccaccaccaccatgaTCGTCTCTACACTGCAcgctccag ATAAGAAACAGGAAGGTGGAACCCCCCAGGTGGTCGTCATGCCGACACCCTCGAAGCGAGGCAGGAAGAAGAAGTCGACACTAGGGAGGGCGGGGCCTGCCGGTGGCCACACCCTCTCCGCCGGAAATGAAGCGTTGATTCTGGCTCACTTGGCGTCGGGAGGGCAG GTGGTTATGTCTTCGCAGCATTATATAACTGACCCGTACGACCTGGCCAACGAAGACGAGAACCACAGCGGGAAAGACTGCAACAAGACCTACAG GTGCCGGATGTGTGCGGTGACCTTCTTCAGTAAGTCAGACATGCAGATCCACTCCAAGTCTCACACAGAGGCCAAGCCCCACAAGTGTCCCCACTGCTCCAAGTCATTCGCCAACTCCAGCTACCTGGCCCAGCACATCCGCATCCACAGCGGGGCCAAGCCCTACACCTGCTCCTACTGCCAGAAGTCCTTTAGACAGCTCAGTCACTTACAGCAGCACACACG AAACCACACAGAGTCCAAGCCCCACAAGTGTCCCCACTGCACTAAGTCCTTTGCAAACTCCAGCTATCTGGCCCAGCACATCCGCATCCACACAGGGGTGAAACCCTACACCTGCTCTTTCTGTCAGAAGTCCTTCAGACAGCTCAGTCATCTACAGCAGCACAACAG GATCCACACAGGAGACAGGCCTTATAAGTGTGTTCATCCGGGCTGTGAGAAATCCTTCACACAACTCTCCAATCTACAG TCCCACAGACGGCAGCACAACAAGGACAAACCCTTCAAGTGCACCAACTGTAACCGTGGTTACACGGACGCGGGCAGTCTGGAAGTCCACCTGTCCACTCACACGGTCAAACACGCCAAGCTCTACTCCTGTGGCCTCTGCAACCGCACATACACCTCT GAGACGTACCTGGTGAAACACATGCAGAAACACAACTCAGACCCGCTCACTGCAGCGGCGGTGGCTGCTGCACAGCACTCTCAGCAGAACCAACAGAACCAAAGCCATACCCAGAACCAGGGAGGTTCTCGTGGCCAAGGCCGAGGAGAGGTCACCGATAGTGGGGCAGACCGAGCCGGAGGACAAGGTGGAGGTCATGAACAAGGACAGAACCAGGGGCAAAATCAGGGTAGCTACTCTCAGGCAGAGACGGCATCCTGCCCCTTTGACCTGCACCAGTATAAGACAGTCGCTGCAGGGGACATCCAGTTCAAAACAGTCAGTGTGGCGGACCTAGTGACCCACAAGGACCTCTGTCTCACCGTGGCTACCTCCACCATTCAGGTGGAGCACCTAAACTCATAG
- the LOC110485682 gene encoding zinc finger protein 384 isoform X2 produces the protein MEDSHFNSQYFWSPVPVQGQIENAMFLKQLKDQEKNTSFPSSHYQTTLLTVPKQEGGGQGQGGHLHPPHTQNITVVPVPSTGIMTAAGLVITTPQGTQLVSPASSSQSFVSGHPTTTMIVSTLHAPDKKQEGGTPQVVVMPTPSKRGRKKKSTLGRAGPAGGHTLSAGNEALILAHLASGGQHYITDPYDLANEDENHSGKDCNKTYRCRMCAVTFFSKSDMQIHSKSHTEAKPHKCPHCSKSFANSSYLAQHIRIHSGAKPYTCSYCQKSFRQLSHLQQHTRNHTESKPHKCPHCTKSFANSSYLAQHIRIHTGVKPYTCSFCQKSFRQLSHLQQHNRIHTGDRPYKCVHPGCEKSFTQLSNLQSHRRQHNKDKPFKCTNCNRGYTDAGSLEVHLSTHTVKHAKLYSCGLCNRTYTSETYLVKHMQKHNSDPLTAAAVAAAQHSQQNQQNQSHTQNQGGSRGQGRGEVTDSGADRAGGQGGGHEQGQNQGQNQGSYSQAETASCPFDLHQYKTVAAGDIQFKTVSVADLVTHKDLCLTVATSTIQVEHLNS, from the exons ATGGAGGATTCCCATTTTAACTCTCAGTACTTCTGGTCCCCTGTGCCTGTACAAGGACAG ATTGAGAACGCCATGTTCCTGAAACAACTGAAGGACCAGGAGAAGAACACTTCGTTCCCCTCCTCTCATTACCAGACGACCTTGCTCACTGTCCCCAAGCAGGAAGGAGGGGGGCAGGGCCAAGGGGGTCACCTACACCCCCCTCACACCCAGAACATCACTGTGGTGCCTGTACCTTCCACTGGTATCAtgacagcag CGGGTCTGGTCATCACAACCCCTCAAGGCACGCAGCTGgtctctcctgcctcctcctctcagtCCTTCGTCTCTGGAcatcccaccaccaccatgaTCGTCTCTACACTGCAcgctccag ATAAGAAACAGGAAGGTGGAACCCCCCAGGTGGTCGTCATGCCGACACCCTCGAAGCGAGGCAGGAAGAAGAAGTCGACACTAGGGAGGGCGGGGCCTGCCGGTGGCCACACCCTCTCCGCCGGAAATGAAGCGTTGATTCTGGCTCACTTGGCGTCGGGAGGGCAG CATTATATAACTGACCCGTACGACCTGGCCAACGAAGACGAGAACCACAGCGGGAAAGACTGCAACAAGACCTACAG GTGCCGGATGTGTGCGGTGACCTTCTTCAGTAAGTCAGACATGCAGATCCACTCCAAGTCTCACACAGAGGCCAAGCCCCACAAGTGTCCCCACTGCTCCAAGTCATTCGCCAACTCCAGCTACCTGGCCCAGCACATCCGCATCCACAGCGGGGCCAAGCCCTACACCTGCTCCTACTGCCAGAAGTCCTTTAGACAGCTCAGTCACTTACAGCAGCACACACG AAACCACACAGAGTCCAAGCCCCACAAGTGTCCCCACTGCACTAAGTCCTTTGCAAACTCCAGCTATCTGGCCCAGCACATCCGCATCCACACAGGGGTGAAACCCTACACCTGCTCTTTCTGTCAGAAGTCCTTCAGACAGCTCAGTCATCTACAGCAGCACAACAG GATCCACACAGGAGACAGGCCTTATAAGTGTGTTCATCCGGGCTGTGAGAAATCCTTCACACAACTCTCCAATCTACAG TCCCACAGACGGCAGCACAACAAGGACAAACCCTTCAAGTGCACCAACTGTAACCGTGGTTACACGGACGCGGGCAGTCTGGAAGTCCACCTGTCCACTCACACGGTCAAACACGCCAAGCTCTACTCCTGTGGCCTCTGCAACCGCACATACACCTCT GAGACGTACCTGGTGAAACACATGCAGAAACACAACTCAGACCCGCTCACTGCAGCGGCGGTGGCTGCTGCACAGCACTCTCAGCAGAACCAACAGAACCAAAGCCATACCCAGAACCAGGGAGGTTCTCGTGGCCAAGGCCGAGGAGAGGTCACCGATAGTGGGGCAGACCGAGCCGGAGGACAAGGTGGAGGTCATGAACAAGGACAGAACCAGGGGCAAAATCAGGGTAGCTACTCTCAGGCAGAGACGGCATCCTGCCCCTTTGACCTGCACCAGTATAAGACAGTCGCTGCAGGGGACATCCAGTTCAAAACAGTCAGTGTGGCGGACCTAGTGACCCACAAGGACCTCTGTCTCACCGTGGCTACCTCCACCATTCAGGTGGAGCACCTAAACTCATAG
- the LOC110485682 gene encoding zinc finger protein 384 isoform X4: MEDSHFNSQYFWSPVPVQGQIENAMFLKQLKDQEKNTSFPSSHYQTTLLTVPKQEGGGQGQGGHLHPPHTQNITVVPVPSTGIMTAAGLVITTPQGTQLVSPASSSQSFVSGHPTTTMIVSTLHAPDKKQEGGTPQVVVMPTPSKRGRKKKSTLGRAGPAGGHTLSAGNEALILAHLASGGQVVMSSQHYITDPYDLANEDENHSGKDCNKTYRNHTESKPHKCPHCTKSFANSSYLAQHIRIHTGVKPYTCSFCQKSFRQLSHLQQHNRIHTGDRPYKCVHPGCEKSFTQLSNLQSHRRQHNKDKPFKCTNCNRGYTDAGSLEVHLSTHTVKHAKLYSCGLCNRTYTSETYLVKHMQKHNSDPLTAAAVAAAQHSQQNQQNQSHTQNQGGSRGQGRGEVTDSGADRAGGQGGGHEQGQNQGQNQGSYSQAETASCPFDLHQYKTVAAGDIQFKTVSVADLVTHKDLCLTVATSTIQVEHLNS; this comes from the exons ATGGAGGATTCCCATTTTAACTCTCAGTACTTCTGGTCCCCTGTGCCTGTACAAGGACAG ATTGAGAACGCCATGTTCCTGAAACAACTGAAGGACCAGGAGAAGAACACTTCGTTCCCCTCCTCTCATTACCAGACGACCTTGCTCACTGTCCCCAAGCAGGAAGGAGGGGGGCAGGGCCAAGGGGGTCACCTACACCCCCCTCACACCCAGAACATCACTGTGGTGCCTGTACCTTCCACTGGTATCAtgacagcag CGGGTCTGGTCATCACAACCCCTCAAGGCACGCAGCTGgtctctcctgcctcctcctctcagtCCTTCGTCTCTGGAcatcccaccaccaccatgaTCGTCTCTACACTGCAcgctccag ATAAGAAACAGGAAGGTGGAACCCCCCAGGTGGTCGTCATGCCGACACCCTCGAAGCGAGGCAGGAAGAAGAAGTCGACACTAGGGAGGGCGGGGCCTGCCGGTGGCCACACCCTCTCCGCCGGAAATGAAGCGTTGATTCTGGCTCACTTGGCGTCGGGAGGGCAG GTGGTTATGTCTTCGCAGCATTATATAACTGACCCGTACGACCTGGCCAACGAAGACGAGAACCACAGCGGGAAAGACTGCAACAAGACCTACAG AAACCACACAGAGTCCAAGCCCCACAAGTGTCCCCACTGCACTAAGTCCTTTGCAAACTCCAGCTATCTGGCCCAGCACATCCGCATCCACACAGGGGTGAAACCCTACACCTGCTCTTTCTGTCAGAAGTCCTTCAGACAGCTCAGTCATCTACAGCAGCACAACAG GATCCACACAGGAGACAGGCCTTATAAGTGTGTTCATCCGGGCTGTGAGAAATCCTTCACACAACTCTCCAATCTACAG TCCCACAGACGGCAGCACAACAAGGACAAACCCTTCAAGTGCACCAACTGTAACCGTGGTTACACGGACGCGGGCAGTCTGGAAGTCCACCTGTCCACTCACACGGTCAAACACGCCAAGCTCTACTCCTGTGGCCTCTGCAACCGCACATACACCTCT GAGACGTACCTGGTGAAACACATGCAGAAACACAACTCAGACCCGCTCACTGCAGCGGCGGTGGCTGCTGCACAGCACTCTCAGCAGAACCAACAGAACCAAAGCCATACCCAGAACCAGGGAGGTTCTCGTGGCCAAGGCCGAGGAGAGGTCACCGATAGTGGGGCAGACCGAGCCGGAGGACAAGGTGGAGGTCATGAACAAGGACAGAACCAGGGGCAAAATCAGGGTAGCTACTCTCAGGCAGAGACGGCATCCTGCCCCTTTGACCTGCACCAGTATAAGACAGTCGCTGCAGGGGACATCCAGTTCAAAACAGTCAGTGTGGCGGACCTAGTGACCCACAAGGACCTCTGTCTCACCGTGGCTACCTCCACCATTCAGGTGGAGCACCTAAACTCATAG
- the LOC110485682 gene encoding zinc finger protein 384 isoform X5, giving the protein MEDSHFNSQYFWSPVPVQGQIENAMFLKQLKDQEKNTSFPSSHYQTTLLTVPKQEGGGQGQGGHLHPPHTQNITVVPVPSTGIMTAAGLVITTPQGTQLVSPASSSQSFVSGHPTTTMIVSTLHAPDKKQEGGTPQVVVMPTPSKRGRKKKSTLGRAGPAGGHTLSAGNEALILAHLASGGQHYITDPYDLANEDENHSGKDCNKTYRNHTESKPHKCPHCTKSFANSSYLAQHIRIHTGVKPYTCSFCQKSFRQLSHLQQHNRIHTGDRPYKCVHPGCEKSFTQLSNLQSHRRQHNKDKPFKCTNCNRGYTDAGSLEVHLSTHTVKHAKLYSCGLCNRTYTSETYLVKHMQKHNSDPLTAAAVAAAQHSQQNQQNQSHTQNQGGSRGQGRGEVTDSGADRAGGQGGGHEQGQNQGQNQGSYSQAETASCPFDLHQYKTVAAGDIQFKTVSVADLVTHKDLCLTVATSTIQVEHLNS; this is encoded by the exons ATGGAGGATTCCCATTTTAACTCTCAGTACTTCTGGTCCCCTGTGCCTGTACAAGGACAG ATTGAGAACGCCATGTTCCTGAAACAACTGAAGGACCAGGAGAAGAACACTTCGTTCCCCTCCTCTCATTACCAGACGACCTTGCTCACTGTCCCCAAGCAGGAAGGAGGGGGGCAGGGCCAAGGGGGTCACCTACACCCCCCTCACACCCAGAACATCACTGTGGTGCCTGTACCTTCCACTGGTATCAtgacagcag CGGGTCTGGTCATCACAACCCCTCAAGGCACGCAGCTGgtctctcctgcctcctcctctcagtCCTTCGTCTCTGGAcatcccaccaccaccatgaTCGTCTCTACACTGCAcgctccag ATAAGAAACAGGAAGGTGGAACCCCCCAGGTGGTCGTCATGCCGACACCCTCGAAGCGAGGCAGGAAGAAGAAGTCGACACTAGGGAGGGCGGGGCCTGCCGGTGGCCACACCCTCTCCGCCGGAAATGAAGCGTTGATTCTGGCTCACTTGGCGTCGGGAGGGCAG CATTATATAACTGACCCGTACGACCTGGCCAACGAAGACGAGAACCACAGCGGGAAAGACTGCAACAAGACCTACAG AAACCACACAGAGTCCAAGCCCCACAAGTGTCCCCACTGCACTAAGTCCTTTGCAAACTCCAGCTATCTGGCCCAGCACATCCGCATCCACACAGGGGTGAAACCCTACACCTGCTCTTTCTGTCAGAAGTCCTTCAGACAGCTCAGTCATCTACAGCAGCACAACAG GATCCACACAGGAGACAGGCCTTATAAGTGTGTTCATCCGGGCTGTGAGAAATCCTTCACACAACTCTCCAATCTACAG TCCCACAGACGGCAGCACAACAAGGACAAACCCTTCAAGTGCACCAACTGTAACCGTGGTTACACGGACGCGGGCAGTCTGGAAGTCCACCTGTCCACTCACACGGTCAAACACGCCAAGCTCTACTCCTGTGGCCTCTGCAACCGCACATACACCTCT GAGACGTACCTGGTGAAACACATGCAGAAACACAACTCAGACCCGCTCACTGCAGCGGCGGTGGCTGCTGCACAGCACTCTCAGCAGAACCAACAGAACCAAAGCCATACCCAGAACCAGGGAGGTTCTCGTGGCCAAGGCCGAGGAGAGGTCACCGATAGTGGGGCAGACCGAGCCGGAGGACAAGGTGGAGGTCATGAACAAGGACAGAACCAGGGGCAAAATCAGGGTAGCTACTCTCAGGCAGAGACGGCATCCTGCCCCTTTGACCTGCACCAGTATAAGACAGTCGCTGCAGGGGACATCCAGTTCAAAACAGTCAGTGTGGCGGACCTAGTGACCCACAAGGACCTCTGTCTCACCGTGGCTACCTCCACCATTCAGGTGGAGCACCTAAACTCATAG
- the LOC110485682 gene encoding zinc finger protein 384 isoform X3 codes for MFLKQLKDQEKNTSFPSSHYQTTLLTVPKQEGGGQGQGGHLHPPHTQNITVVPVPSTGIMTAAGLVITTPQGTQLVSPASSSQSFVSGHPTTTMIVSTLHAPDKKQEGGTPQVVVMPTPSKRGRKKKSTLGRAGPAGGHTLSAGNEALILAHLASGGQVVMSSQHYITDPYDLANEDENHSGKDCNKTYRCRMCAVTFFSKSDMQIHSKSHTEAKPHKCPHCSKSFANSSYLAQHIRIHSGAKPYTCSYCQKSFRQLSHLQQHTRNHTESKPHKCPHCTKSFANSSYLAQHIRIHTGVKPYTCSFCQKSFRQLSHLQQHNRIHTGDRPYKCVHPGCEKSFTQLSNLQSHRRQHNKDKPFKCTNCNRGYTDAGSLEVHLSTHTVKHAKLYSCGLCNRTYTSETYLVKHMQKHNSDPLTAAAVAAAQHSQQNQQNQSHTQNQGGSRGQGRGEVTDSGADRAGGQGGGHEQGQNQGQNQGSYSQAETASCPFDLHQYKTVAAGDIQFKTVSVADLVTHKDLCLTVATSTIQVEHLNS; via the exons ATGTTCCTGAAACAACTGAAGGACCAGGAGAAGAACACTTCGTTCCCCTCCTCTCATTACCAGACGACCTTGCTCACTGTCCCCAAGCAGGAAGGAGGGGGGCAGGGCCAAGGGGGTCACCTACACCCCCCTCACACCCAGAACATCACTGTGGTGCCTGTACCTTCCACTGGTATCAtgacagcag CGGGTCTGGTCATCACAACCCCTCAAGGCACGCAGCTGgtctctcctgcctcctcctctcagtCCTTCGTCTCTGGAcatcccaccaccaccatgaTCGTCTCTACACTGCAcgctccag ATAAGAAACAGGAAGGTGGAACCCCCCAGGTGGTCGTCATGCCGACACCCTCGAAGCGAGGCAGGAAGAAGAAGTCGACACTAGGGAGGGCGGGGCCTGCCGGTGGCCACACCCTCTCCGCCGGAAATGAAGCGTTGATTCTGGCTCACTTGGCGTCGGGAGGGCAG GTGGTTATGTCTTCGCAGCATTATATAACTGACCCGTACGACCTGGCCAACGAAGACGAGAACCACAGCGGGAAAGACTGCAACAAGACCTACAG GTGCCGGATGTGTGCGGTGACCTTCTTCAGTAAGTCAGACATGCAGATCCACTCCAAGTCTCACACAGAGGCCAAGCCCCACAAGTGTCCCCACTGCTCCAAGTCATTCGCCAACTCCAGCTACCTGGCCCAGCACATCCGCATCCACAGCGGGGCCAAGCCCTACACCTGCTCCTACTGCCAGAAGTCCTTTAGACAGCTCAGTCACTTACAGCAGCACACACG AAACCACACAGAGTCCAAGCCCCACAAGTGTCCCCACTGCACTAAGTCCTTTGCAAACTCCAGCTATCTGGCCCAGCACATCCGCATCCACACAGGGGTGAAACCCTACACCTGCTCTTTCTGTCAGAAGTCCTTCAGACAGCTCAGTCATCTACAGCAGCACAACAG GATCCACACAGGAGACAGGCCTTATAAGTGTGTTCATCCGGGCTGTGAGAAATCCTTCACACAACTCTCCAATCTACAG TCCCACAGACGGCAGCACAACAAGGACAAACCCTTCAAGTGCACCAACTGTAACCGTGGTTACACGGACGCGGGCAGTCTGGAAGTCCACCTGTCCACTCACACGGTCAAACACGCCAAGCTCTACTCCTGTGGCCTCTGCAACCGCACATACACCTCT GAGACGTACCTGGTGAAACACATGCAGAAACACAACTCAGACCCGCTCACTGCAGCGGCGGTGGCTGCTGCACAGCACTCTCAGCAGAACCAACAGAACCAAAGCCATACCCAGAACCAGGGAGGTTCTCGTGGCCAAGGCCGAGGAGAGGTCACCGATAGTGGGGCAGACCGAGCCGGAGGACAAGGTGGAGGTCATGAACAAGGACAGAACCAGGGGCAAAATCAGGGTAGCTACTCTCAGGCAGAGACGGCATCCTGCCCCTTTGACCTGCACCAGTATAAGACAGTCGCTGCAGGGGACATCCAGTTCAAAACAGTCAGTGTGGCGGACCTAGTGACCCACAAGGACCTCTGTCTCACCGTGGCTACCTCCACCATTCAGGTGGAGCACCTAAACTCATAG